Below is a genomic region from Vibrio cortegadensis.
GTATTTTTGACCTTCCATTCCTATTTGAAGATGTCGATGCCGTTGACCGTTTCCAAAACTCTGAAGCGGGCGACACTCTGAAGAATGCGATGAAACGTCGTGGCCTAAAAGGTCTTGCATTCTGGCATAACGGTATGAAGCAGATGTCGGCAAATAAGCCATTGATTACCCCTGAAGATGCAAAAGGGTTGAAGTTCCGTGTTCAAGCATCCGATGTTCTGGTTGCTCAGTTTGAACAGCTAGGCGCTAACCCTCAGAAGATGTCATTTAAAGAAGTCTACGGCGGCCTGCAAACTAAGGTTATCGATGGTCAAGAAAATACTTGGTCAAACATCTACGGTAAGAAATTCTTTGAAGTACAAGATGGGGTGACAGAAACCAACCACGGCATCTTGGATTACCTAGTCGTGACATCAAACGATTTCTGGAAAAAGTTACCTGATGATGTTCGTAGCCAGCTAGACACGATCGTTAAAGAGGTGACAGCAACTCGTAATGCGGAATCATCGAAGGTGAACCTTGCAAACAAAAATAACGTGATTGAAGCGGGTGGCGTGGTACGTACTCTTACTGCTGATCAGCGTCAAGCATGGGTTGATAAGTTGCAACCAGTGTGGAAAAAGTTTGAGAAAGA
It encodes:
- a CDS encoding TRAP transporter substrate-binding protein; amino-acid sequence: MFKPLTLLSLSVLAATSFNAAANCDPGEIVIKFSHVTNTDKHPKGIAASLLEERVNTEMNGKACMQVFPNSTLYDDNKVLEALLNGDVQMAAPSLSKFEKFTKKYRIFDLPFLFEDVDAVDRFQNSEAGDTLKNAMKRRGLKGLAFWHNGMKQMSANKPLITPEDAKGLKFRVQASDVLVAQFEQLGANPQKMSFKEVYGGLQTKVIDGQENTWSNIYGKKFFEVQDGVTETNHGILDYLVVTSNDFWKKLPDDVRSQLDTIVKEVTATRNAESSKVNLANKNNVIEAGGVVRTLTADQRQAWVDKLQPVWKKFEKDIGSDLIDAALASNKK